The Pseudomonadota bacterium genomic sequence AATGTCGTAACGTTTACCGGCGTCCGTAACGACCTCGCCCAGCAGCGCCGCCCGCCCGTCACCGAGTTGAGGCACAAAGTGCCCGAACTGATGGCCGGCATAGACAAGCGCGATGGGCTGGACACCCTCGGGTCGGGAAGCACCGCTGAAGATCCGAGCAAGCTCCGCCTCGTCCTCGGCGAGCGAGTCGAGACCAAGTTCGACAGCCAGATCGTTGTTCCATGCCAACATCGACGGCGCCGCCACGGCATCAGGCTCTACCAAGGCGTGGAAGCCTTCGGGTAACCTCGCGTAGCTGTTGTCGAAATTCATAGTTGAGTCTTGTGGCTAGTTAGTACGTGTCCAGAATACCGGGATTTTGCCAATTGATCATCCCCCGAGATACCGGACACCGAGTTAAGGATCATATAATGACAGTGATTCAGAACGAGGTGTTAGATGACAAATCAACGAAGAACATTCAGTCAGGAATTCAAGCAAGAAGCAGTGGCATTGGTGTTGGAACACGGCTAAAACGTTTGTGATCAGCCATCTCTTTACCACGATCCCAGGTGAGCGACTTGTAGAGTTCCCGCGGTAACTTATGAGCTTGCTTGATGAGCGCGTTGATCACCGTTTCGGTGTCTTTGCTCTTTACTTTGACGAGCATCACGTAGCGCGTATGACGTTCGACCAAGGTTGCGATCTGACTGTTGTTGCTGCCGAACAAGAGGTCTCCCTCCCAGTGGCCAGGTACGGCGCGATCTTCGGCTTCAGCCGGTCGTTCACGGATCGAGACAGCGTCGCTTATCCGGCCATGATCGGCAGTCTTCTGCGTGTGATGTCGCGAGCGACGCATCCCGCGGGTGCGCCTCAAGTGCTGTAACAGCTCTTTCTTCAACGCCCCGCGGGCCTGGATAAAGAGCGTGCGATAAATGGTCTCGTGTGACACCTGGTAGGTCTCGTCGTCCGGGAAGGTGCGCTTCAGCCACCCAGCGATCTGCCGAGGCGACCACTCGAGCTGCAGCTTACTC encodes the following:
- a CDS encoding YdiU family protein → MNFDNSYARLPEGFHALVEPDAVAAPSMLAWNNDLAVELGLDSLAEDEAELARIFSGASRPEGVQPIALVYAGHQFGHFVPQLGDGRAALLGEVVTDAGKRYDI